Sequence from the Nasonia vitripennis strain AsymCx chromosome 5, Nvit_psr_1.1, whole genome shotgun sequence genome:
TCGATAACCGCATCTTGCAAGAGCCGCGACCGCACAATGGAATTCCGATCACCGCAAAGCTCGCCGGCGGAGGGATGAATTTTTCCGGGGGTGGAAAAAGCTCGCGATTTCTTCGCACGTGCGCATCCGGTATATGAATCGAATTCCGGCTCGACTTTTCGTCGCAGAGTCTCGAAACTTTCTGATTGGCCGCGAGCTTTTTCGAATGCACTTGTCGCTATATCACGGGAGTCTCTGATCTTCCGCGCACTGCTCGCTCTTGTGTGTTGTTagtgtagaaaaaaaaaagatctaCGAATAACTACATACTATGAGGAACCACACGAGCGACAAGCTGTGCTCTCGAGCGCGGCGTCGACGAGGTGAGGAACAAAGCATTTCGCCGACTCGTCCGTTCGCCACAGTATATCGAACGGCCGAGTCGGCCGCGTATACGATATCTGCTAATTTTACAAGATTCTTTCCCACCTGGCCGACGTCGCCGAGCACAGCTCGATGCTCGCGCTCGAGTTCCTTATCTCTACGAGTAACATACTTATAGTACACAGACGCGCATATAGAGTTTGGAGCTCGAGGGACGATTCGCGCCTCCGCACAGCGAGTCCAGTCTCTCTCCTAGTCCGTCTGGCCGTCGTCCTCGCAAAAGGTGGTCGCGTTGCTGGCCTGCCCCCGCGTGTAAACGCACACACTCAAGTCCGTCATCGTCGGAGACACGGCTACGTGTGTGGACGACACACTGATTAGCCCATGCCCGACGCTGACTTGGTCCCGTTGGTCCGCAGATTCGTGTTCTTGCGGTCCTCGTCTGTAACAGGATGGACAAGATATTGTTGACTGTTAGCTCGTGTGTGATTTATTGCCTGTGTCGATGACAagcccccctctctctctctctctctctctctctctgagtgCGAAAAACTCGATTCTCTCCCCGCAAGCTCGATCCCGTccgcgcatgcgcgcgctgGCAATTACCCGCTTGAaaagctcgtcttcttctcCCCCTCGCGCGCTTGCACAGACGAGCTACTCGTCCGTTTCGatccgtctctttctctccctagAGAGTGAGAGGCTCGTTTTCCCGAAAATGCCCCGGCATAAATATTCAGGTGACAGATATGGCTCGAGAgaagctttctctctccctcgcgctaTCTCGTCCCGAGAGTTGATTCCGAGCCCGGCCGGTCAAGTAGATAAAGCCTGAGCTGCAGCCTGTGTGTGCACGTGTACACGGCCGAGCTATTTTTGGCTCGTTATATACAGGGCGCCTCACGAGCCGACGCCCTCCCCCACGCGGTTGAAGTACTGATTTTTCATTGCCTTCGCGCACACAGCGAGAATGAGAGAGCTTGCGGTTGAgtgagagacagagagagagagaacgtgtTTTCGAGGGCCGTTGAAGATGGGTATATAGTGCATATTTATATGCGTATTGCACGCTtgcgcttatatatatatattatattccgTTGTGTGTTTAGTGGATCGTGTGCTTGTGCAATATAGATGGACAATGAAGTTTACAGCCGGCATGCGATACTTAATATTCAATATTCATGGGCGTGGATTTTTTGTACAATATGTAGTCTCCCACGTATGCATAATAACGATCATTTGGACcatatcaatatatatatatatatatatatatatatatatatatatatatatatatatatatatatatatatatatatatatatatatatatatatatatatatctgtgcCACGTGTATCATATAAGAGtataatattttcacatcaGGTGCGTCTCAGAAGTGGGATGATAGTTGTATGTACAGTTTGCCCCGGCGTGAAGAACGTGTCGCAAAAGTTTTGCAGCGAAAATCATAAAGTTCCGCCGGACGCGTTGCGCAATCTTTGTAACAGCTGTATCTCAGGTCGAACGACATGCAAACTCGTTATGTTCGCTGAAAAAGTTGAACCGGCTGAAACGATCATACGACGATATTTACAAGTGAACGTACAGATATAAGAGGGAAGAAGTCACTCTCGTGAACGTGTGCGGTGCAGCAACGCTTAAAATAGTCATGTAtttacagttgtagaaaagaAAAGCAGTGCCAAGTCCTCGTTGCGGGACAATTAAGAATTAACGTAGATCGAAAAACGAGTAAATAACAGAGTAATAACGTGAAAGTTTCACACAGAAACGAGTATATTACTCTCGTAGGCAGCATGCATGGAACGATGATAAGTTAACGTAACATCACCCGTCGATCGGATTGGAACTATTAGGTAATCTTGAAAGGTAATAACCGTCGAGATCCAGTGGTCTATCGGACGGAATTAAACGTGGCTCCCTATGCAGATGGAAAAAAGAAGATATTCAAAGTCGTGTCTGTCGCGTGTACCGTACGTTGATCGAGCGCTGTATACGTGATAGATTATAAGAGAAGAATGTATACGAGGATAGAGCGAGCTTACCCGACTTGGTGGCGAACGGGTCCTTGGGATGGTTGGGCTTCATGGCGTTGGCCCGCTGGTGCTTGATCGGGGGCATGCCAGCATCGGAAGCCGTGAGGGCGAGCTGGCAGTGGCCGGCGACCGGCGGTGGGTGATGCCCCCCGGGCCCGGCCGGCATCATGGCCCCGGGCTGCCCGGTGCCAGCACCGCCGGTCCCCGGCACCCCGGGCGCTCTCGTCCGGGGCTGCTCCACTGGAAGCACTCGACGTCTCTTCTTCGGGAGCTTGGCTCGCGCCTGCGTGTGACTGTAATACATCGCAAAGTTGCTGACGATCACGGGCACCGGCAGGGCGATTGTGAGTACGCCCGCTAGGGCGCACAGAGCGCCGACAAACATGCCCACGTAAGTTTTGGGCACCATGTCGCCGTAGCCGACCGTGGTCATCGTGACCAGGGCCCACCACAGACCCAGAGGTATGCTCTTGAAGTCGTTCTTCGGATTGTACTGGATGCGCTCGGCGTAGTAAACCAGACTCGCGAAGATGACGATGCCGAGGACTAGGAAGAAGACGAGAAGCGTGAGTTCCTTGGCCGAGGCGCGGAACGTCTGGATGAGGATCTTCAGGCCGGAGGAGTGTCGGGTGAGCTTGAACAGCCGCATTATCCGGATTATGCTGAAGAACTCGAGGATGTCGGCGTTCTCGAGATGCGAGGCGAAGCGCTGCAGGGCCAGGTCGATGTAGAAGCTCAGCGTGGCGATCATGTCGATGAGGTTGACCGAGCTCTTGATGAACTCGCAGCGCTTCGGGCTGGCCGTTATCCTGATGAGGAACTCCAGGCTGAACCAGGCGTTGCACACGCACTCGATGTAGAAGAACGCGTCGTGGGCGTTCGTGTGGGTCTTGTCGAGGACCCAGCTGGTCCCGTTGCC
This genomic interval carries:
- the LOC100120416 gene encoding potassium voltage-gated channel protein Shaw isoform X1, which encodes MNLINMDAENRVVLNVGGIRHETYKATLKKIPATRLSRLTEALANYDPILNEYFFDRHPGVFAQVLNYYRTGKLHYPTDVCGPLFEEELDFWGLDSNQVEPCCWMTYTQHRDTQETLTVLDRLDLDTEKPSDEELARKFGFEEAYYKGELTWWQKLKPKMWSLFDEPYSSTYAKVIGVISVFFICVSIVSFCLKTHPDMRVPVIVNKTVYAGNGTSWVLDKTHTNAHDAFFYIECVCNAWFSLEFLIRITASPKRCEFIKSSVNLIDMIATLSFYIDLALQRFASHLENADILEFFSIIRIMRLFKLTRHSSGLKILIQTFRASAKELTLLVFFLVLGIVIFASLVYYAERIQYNPKNDFKSIPLGLWWALVTMTTVGYGDMVPKTYVGMFVGALCALAGVLTIALPVPVIVSNFAMYYSHTQARAKLPKKRRRVLPVEQPRTRAPGVPGTGGAGTGQPGAMMPAGPGGHHPPPVAGHCQLALTASDAGMPPIKHQRANAMKPNHPKDPFATKSDEDRKNTNLRTNGTKSASGMG
- the LOC100120416 gene encoding potassium voltage-gated channel protein Shaw isoform X2, translated to MNLINMDAENRVVLNVGGIRHETYKATLKKIPATRLSRLTEALANYDPILNEYFFDRHPGVFAQVLNYYRTGKLHYPTDVCGPLFEEELDFWGLDSNQVEPCCWMTYTQHRDTQETLTVLDRLDLDTEKPSDEELARKFGFEEAYYKGELTWWQKLKPKMWSLFDEPYSSTYAKVIGVISVFFICVSIVSFCLKTHPDMRVPVIVNKTVYAGNGTSWVLDKTHTNAHDAFFYIECVCNAWFSLEFLIRITASPKRCEFIKSSVNLIDMIATLSFYIDLALQRFASHLENADILEFFSIIRIMRLFKLTRHSSGLKILIQTFRASAKELTLLVFFLVLGIVIFASLVYYAERIQYNPKNDFKSIPLGLWWALVTMTTVGYGDMVPKTYVGMFVGALCALAGVLTIALPVPVIVSNFAMYYSHTQARAKLPKKRRRVLPVEQPRTRAPGVPGTGGAGTGQPGAMMPAGPGGHHPPPVAGHCQLALTASDAGMPPIKHQRANAMKPNHPKDPFATKSGSHV